One genomic window of Micromonospora sp. WMMD1128 includes the following:
- a CDS encoding antitoxin, with the protein MSSFMDTAKDFADKHDEQVDKGLDKAGDAVDQRTGGKYDKQIDKGVDMAQQHTGRGDTAR; encoded by the coding sequence ATGAGCAGCTTCATGGACACGGCGAAGGACTTCGCCGACAAGCATGACGAGCAGGTCGACAAGGGCCTCGACAAGGCCGGCGACGCGGTGGACCAGCGCACCGGCGGCAAGTACGACAAGCAGATCGACAAGGGCGTCGACATGGCGCAGCAGCACACCGGTCGGGGCGACACCGCGCGCTGA
- a CDS encoding YkvA family protein codes for MSREAWFLVALGAVVAAATLVGAVLLAIRVVRTRRMLGALGAGGKVAFYGALIYTILPVDLLPDPIYLDDMGVLAGALFYLGRLAAKHRAAQRVSRDAPAPTLPAAPPGGVPRR; via the coding sequence GTGTCCCGTGAAGCCTGGTTTCTCGTCGCGCTCGGCGCCGTGGTCGCGGCGGCGACGCTTGTCGGCGCGGTGCTGCTCGCGATCCGGGTGGTCCGCACCCGCCGCATGCTGGGTGCGCTCGGCGCCGGCGGCAAGGTCGCGTTCTACGGCGCGCTGATCTACACGATCTTGCCGGTGGACCTGCTGCCCGACCCGATCTATCTGGACGACATGGGTGTGCTTGCCGGCGCGTTGTTCTACCTGGGCCGGCTGGCCGCCAAGCACCGGGCGGCGCAGCGCGTCAGCCGGGACGCCCCGGCACCGACCCTGCCCGCCGCCCCGCCGGGTGGCGTGCCGCGTCGGTGA
- a CDS encoding WXG100 family type VII secretion target, producing MSEYTQRYQHVSHEELYQGVNAGDPKQIDGLSAQWTSLKDTLDDLARDLGADLDALAKTWTGDAAHEFQRRLTMVGGYSGNLAEGMTGIRQALDMMAGDLRTAQTTAESPEKTDDNDKLLSGAGKGFLLGGAPGALIGGIIGHQQDEAEQEKAHQRMVQVVAKLAEGYDFSAYGRIVVPEPPPTDLPGHHDRDDPTLHNGPSVKTPASGPGLGSFGPGANGSATTSGVHHTAPTSGTPGGGAPGGGDPGSHPGAGAPGSVPTGGTVDPTGTSLAGAGPLTSVTGGPTVGGNPATVTTGGGGGLFGGPGVLSTGSLAGTGPTAASAGRLGGAPGVDSRSAAGTGRLTSGRGLTVESESRSTGRTNATGRPAMAGRNGVLGARGGHDDDESDGRLTWLTEDEMVWGDGRAAPPPVLGGD from the coding sequence GTGTCTGAATACACCCAGCGCTACCAGCATGTCAGCCACGAGGAGCTCTACCAGGGCGTCAACGCCGGCGACCCGAAGCAGATCGACGGGCTGAGCGCCCAGTGGACCTCCCTCAAGGACACGCTCGACGACCTCGCCCGTGACCTGGGCGCCGACCTGGACGCGCTGGCGAAGACCTGGACCGGCGACGCCGCCCACGAGTTCCAGCGCCGGCTGACCATGGTCGGTGGCTACTCGGGCAACCTGGCCGAGGGCATGACGGGCATCCGGCAGGCCCTGGACATGATGGCCGGCGACCTGCGCACGGCCCAGACCACAGCGGAGAGCCCGGAGAAGACCGACGACAACGACAAGCTGCTCTCCGGCGCCGGCAAGGGCTTCCTGCTCGGCGGCGCCCCGGGCGCGCTGATCGGCGGCATCATCGGTCACCAGCAGGACGAGGCCGAGCAGGAGAAGGCGCACCAGCGGATGGTGCAGGTCGTGGCGAAGCTGGCCGAGGGCTACGACTTCTCCGCGTACGGCCGGATCGTCGTGCCGGAGCCGCCGCCCACCGATCTGCCCGGCCACCACGACCGCGACGATCCGACGCTGCACAACGGCCCGTCGGTGAAGACGCCGGCGTCGGGCCCGGGCCTGGGCAGCTTCGGTCCCGGGGCGAACGGCAGCGCGACCACGTCGGGCGTGCACCACACGGCCCCGACCAGCGGCACGCCGGGCGGCGGCGCACCGGGCGGCGGCGACCCGGGCAGCCACCCCGGCGCGGGCGCGCCGGGTTCGGTCCCGACCGGCGGCACGGTCGACCCGACCGGCACCTCGCTTGCCGGCGCCGGCCCGCTGACAAGCGTCACCGGCGGCCCGACGGTCGGCGGCAACCCGGCGACCGTGACGACCGGCGGGGGCGGCGGGCTCTTCGGCGGCCCCGGCGTGCTCAGCACCGGCTCGCTCGCCGGCACCGGCCCCACCGCGGCGTCCGCCGGCCGGCTCGGCGGCGCGCCCGGCGTGGACAGCCGGTCGGCGGCCGGGACCGGGCGGCTCACCTCCGGCCGCGGGCTGACGGTCGAGTCGGAGAGCAGGTCGACCGGCCGCACCAACGCCACCGGGCGGCCCGCGATGGCCGGCCGCAACGGGGTGCTTGGCGCGCGGGGCGGTCACGACGACGACGAGTCCGATGGCCGGCTGACCTGGCTCACCGAGGACGAGATGGTCTGGGGCGACGGCAGGGCCGCCCCGCCGCCGGTGCTCGGCGGCGACTGA
- the eccCa gene encoding type VII secretion protein EccCa: MSTVVFRRLPRQPGPALPRGEVLLESPPELPEPQAKGMGQVLMILPMLCGVGAMAFLYAGRGGGMMTYVAGGLFGVSMLGMALGTLGNGGNDKAELNAQRRDYMRYLAQMRKRTRRAAEQQRAAMTWRHPEPDALWSIAASRRLWERRVTEDDFGEVRIALGPQRLAVEIVPPETKPVEDLEPMSAIALRRFVRAHTSVPDLPTALSLRAFSRIALRGDREPVLDLTRAALGQLVTFHAPEDLLVVVVAAPDRQPAWDWVKWLPHAQHPGRTDAAGARRMVFASLREAESALANELGGRPRFTPEAKPLTTAGHVVVVLDGGEVSATCALTGPGLLGTTVFDLSGAVPRDAGRWLLCLDTGDGTGLDLVRGATTSRLGRPDRLTLTAAEGLARQVAPFRLSQQQGASTDEPLARSMELPDLLGVGDAATVDTRQTWRPRSHRERLRIPLGLGPDGNVVELDFKESAHEGMGPHGLVIGATGSGKSELLRTVVGALAVTHSSEELNFVLVDFKGGATFASLDALPHTSAVITNLSDELPLVDRMRDALAGEMNRRQEVLRAAGNYVSRYDYEKARAAGEPLEPMPSLLIICDEFSELLAAKPDFIDLFVMIGRLGRSLGVHLLLASQRLEEGKLRGLDTHLSYRIGLRTFSAVESRIVLGVPDAYELPSAPGHGYLKTDTATMLRFRAAYVSGPYRAPGQVQRSTRAQVQRRIVPYGVDYVPAPAAPAAESAPEPEQGGDGKAVAMLDVLIGQLKGRGRPAHQVWLPPLAEPSGLAELLPKLSVHPTFGLTTADWPGRGRLAVPVGIVDRPYEQRRDPMMVDLAGAGGNVVIVGASLSGKSTMLRSMLAALALTHTPREVQFFCLDFGGGALRSLDGLPHTSGVAGRRDVEAVRRTVAEVVAVIDERENRFTQHGIDSVASYRRRRAAGEFADDPFGDVFLVVDGWNTLRQEYEELEQTITNLANRGLGFGVHVVLTAVRWAEIRINMRDLLGTKLELRLGDPSESEIDRRAAQNVPVGAPGRGLTRDKLHFLTAVSRIDGKRDIEDLTEASVALAGHVAANWPGAPAPKVRLLPRRLTAGELATVVDRAAPGVPIGVNEAALAPVYLDLAGEPHLTVFGDAECGKTNLMRLIARGIAERYTPAQARLVIADYRRGLLGAVEGDHLLDYAPSNQVFSQGLGSIRSALQNRLPGPDVTTAQLRDRSWWKGPELYILVDDYDLVASGGSNPLSALHELLPQARDIGLHLIITRRVGGVARALYEPVLQRLRELDSPGLLMSGSREEGAVFGNLRPSPQPPGRGTLVRRRDGQQLIQTAWTEPA; the protein is encoded by the coding sequence GTGAGTACGGTGGTGTTCCGCCGACTTCCGCGTCAACCGGGGCCGGCGCTGCCGCGCGGCGAGGTGCTGCTGGAATCCCCACCCGAGTTGCCGGAGCCGCAGGCCAAGGGCATGGGCCAGGTGCTGATGATCCTGCCGATGCTCTGCGGCGTCGGCGCGATGGCCTTCCTCTACGCCGGCCGGGGCGGCGGCATGATGACGTACGTGGCGGGCGGGCTGTTCGGGGTGTCCATGTTGGGTATGGCGCTCGGCACGCTCGGCAACGGCGGCAACGACAAGGCCGAGCTGAACGCCCAGCGGCGCGACTACATGCGTTACCTGGCGCAGATGCGCAAGCGCACCCGGCGGGCGGCCGAGCAGCAGCGCGCCGCGATGACCTGGCGGCACCCGGAGCCGGACGCGCTCTGGTCGATCGCCGCCTCGCGCCGGCTGTGGGAGCGGCGGGTCACCGAGGACGACTTCGGCGAGGTGCGGATCGCGCTGGGCCCGCAGCGGCTGGCGGTGGAGATCGTGCCGCCGGAGACCAAACCGGTGGAGGACCTGGAGCCGATGAGCGCGATCGCGCTGCGCCGCTTCGTCCGGGCCCACACCAGCGTGCCCGATCTGCCCACCGCGCTGTCGCTGCGCGCGTTCAGCCGGATCGCGCTGCGCGGCGACCGGGAGCCGGTGCTCGACCTGACCCGGGCCGCGCTGGGCCAGCTGGTCACCTTCCACGCCCCGGAGGACCTGCTGGTGGTCGTGGTGGCCGCGCCGGACCGGCAGCCGGCCTGGGACTGGGTCAAGTGGCTGCCGCACGCCCAGCACCCGGGGCGGACGGACGCGGCGGGCGCGCGCCGGATGGTCTTCGCCAGCCTCCGCGAGGCGGAGTCGGCGCTCGCCAACGAGCTGGGCGGTCGACCGCGGTTCACGCCCGAGGCGAAGCCGCTCACCACCGCCGGTCACGTGGTGGTCGTGCTCGACGGCGGCGAGGTCTCGGCGACCTGCGCGCTGACCGGGCCGGGTCTGCTCGGCACGACCGTGTTCGACCTGTCCGGCGCGGTGCCGCGCGACGCCGGGCGCTGGCTGCTCTGCCTGGACACCGGCGACGGCACCGGGCTCGACCTGGTGCGCGGCGCCACCACGTCCCGGCTCGGCCGACCGGACCGGCTGACCCTGACCGCGGCGGAGGGGTTGGCCCGGCAGGTCGCGCCGTTCCGGCTCTCCCAGCAGCAGGGCGCCAGCACCGACGAGCCGCTGGCCCGCAGCATGGAGCTGCCCGATCTGCTCGGCGTCGGTGACGCGGCCACCGTGGACACCCGGCAGACCTGGCGTCCGCGCAGCCACCGGGAGCGGCTGCGCATCCCGCTCGGCCTGGGGCCGGACGGCAACGTGGTCGAGTTGGACTTCAAGGAGTCCGCGCACGAGGGCATGGGACCGCACGGCCTGGTCATCGGCGCGACCGGCTCCGGCAAGAGCGAACTGCTGCGTACGGTGGTCGGCGCGCTGGCCGTGACGCACTCCTCGGAGGAGCTCAACTTCGTCCTGGTCGACTTCAAGGGCGGCGCGACGTTCGCCTCGCTCGACGCGCTGCCGCACACCAGCGCGGTGATCACCAACCTGTCGGACGAGCTGCCGCTCGTCGACCGCATGCGCGACGCGCTGGCCGGGGAGATGAACCGCCGGCAGGAGGTGCTGCGGGCGGCCGGCAACTACGTCTCCCGCTACGACTACGAGAAGGCGCGGGCGGCCGGCGAGCCGCTGGAGCCGATGCCGAGCCTGCTCATCATCTGCGACGAGTTCTCCGAGCTGCTGGCCGCCAAACCGGACTTCATCGACCTGTTCGTGATGATCGGCCGGCTCGGCCGGTCGCTCGGCGTGCACCTGCTCCTCGCCTCGCAGCGCCTGGAGGAGGGGAAGCTGCGGGGCCTGGACACCCACCTGTCCTACCGGATCGGCCTGCGGACCTTCTCCGCGGTGGAGAGCCGGATCGTGCTCGGCGTGCCGGACGCGTACGAGCTGCCGAGCGCGCCGGGACACGGCTACCTGAAGACCGACACGGCCACCATGCTGCGGTTCCGTGCCGCCTACGTCTCCGGCCCCTACCGGGCGCCGGGGCAGGTGCAGCGTTCCACCCGGGCGCAGGTGCAGCGCCGGATCGTCCCGTACGGCGTCGACTACGTGCCGGCGCCGGCGGCACCGGCCGCGGAGAGCGCGCCGGAGCCGGAGCAGGGCGGCGACGGCAAGGCGGTGGCCATGCTCGACGTGCTGATCGGCCAGCTCAAGGGTCGGGGCCGACCGGCGCACCAGGTGTGGCTGCCGCCGCTGGCCGAGCCGTCCGGGCTGGCCGAGCTGTTGCCGAAACTGAGCGTGCACCCGACGTTCGGCCTGACCACGGCCGACTGGCCGGGCCGGGGCCGGCTGGCGGTGCCGGTGGGCATCGTGGACCGGCCGTACGAGCAGCGCCGGGACCCGATGATGGTCGACCTCGCCGGGGCGGGCGGCAACGTGGTGATCGTGGGCGCGTCGCTGAGCGGCAAGAGCACGATGCTGCGGTCGATGCTTGCCGCGCTGGCACTCACCCACACGCCGCGCGAGGTGCAGTTCTTCTGTCTCGACTTCGGCGGCGGCGCGTTGCGCAGCCTGGACGGGTTGCCGCACACCTCCGGGGTCGCCGGCCGGCGGGACGTCGAGGCGGTCCGGCGGACCGTGGCCGAGGTGGTCGCGGTGATCGACGAGCGGGAGAACCGGTTCACCCAGCACGGCATCGACTCGGTGGCCAGCTACCGGCGTCGGCGGGCGGCCGGGGAGTTCGCCGACGACCCGTTCGGTGACGTCTTCCTGGTGGTGGACGGGTGGAACACGCTGCGCCAGGAGTACGAGGAGCTGGAGCAGACCATCACCAACCTGGCCAACCGGGGCCTGGGTTTCGGCGTGCACGTGGTGCTCACGGCGGTGCGCTGGGCGGAGATCCGGATCAACATGCGGGACCTGCTCGGCACCAAGTTGGAGCTGCGGCTCGGTGACCCGTCCGAGTCGGAGATCGACAGGCGGGCCGCGCAGAACGTGCCGGTGGGCGCGCCGGGCCGGGGCCTGACCCGCGACAAGCTGCACTTCCTGACCGCGGTGTCGCGGATCGACGGCAAGCGGGACATCGAAGACCTGACCGAGGCGTCGGTCGCGCTGGCCGGGCACGTGGCGGCGAACTGGCCGGGTGCGCCGGCGCCGAAGGTCCGGCTGCTGCCGCGCCGGCTCACGGCCGGCGAGCTGGCCACGGTGGTGGACCGGGCCGCCCCGGGCGTTCCGATCGGGGTGAACGAGGCGGCGTTGGCGCCGGTCTACCTGGACCTGGCGGGCGAGCCGCACCTGACCGTCTTCGGCGACGCCGAGTGCGGCAAGACCAACCTGATGCGGCTGATCGCCCGGGGGATCGCCGAGCGGTACACCCCGGCGCAGGCGCGGCTGGTCATCGCCGACTACCGGCGCGGGCTGCTGGGCGCGGTCGAGGGCGATCACCTGCTCGACTACGCGCCGTCCAACCAGGTGTTCAGCCAGGGGCTCGGCTCGATCCGCAGCGCGTTGCAGAACCGGCTGCCCGGCCCGGACGTGACCACCGCGCAGCTGCGTGACCGGAGCTGGTGGAAGGGGCCGGAGCTCTACATCCTGGTGGACGACTACGACCTGGTCGCGTCCGGCGGCAGCAATCCGCTCAGCGCGCTGCACGAGCTGCTGCCGCAGGCGCGGGACATCGGCCTGCACCTGATCATCACCCGCCGGGTGGGCGGGGTGGCCCGGGCGCTCTACGAGCCGGTGCTGCAACGCCTGCGGGAGCTCGACTCGCCGGGTCTGCTGATGTCCGGCAGCCGCGAGGAGGGTGCGGTCTTCGGCAATCTGCGGCCCAGCCCGCAGCCGCCGGGCCGGGGCACGCTTGTGCGTCGCCGCGACGGCCAGCAGCTGATCCAGACCGCGTGGACGGAGCCGGCCTGA
- a CDS encoding WXG100 family type VII secretion target, producing the protein MAFEVSAASLHTAASDVRSTRSDVDGELKKLWNVVDDLAMAWKGQASTGFQSLMNRWTEDTSKLLTAMDNIADLLDKSGTTHQVNDEEQQQMLDKFHAALNP; encoded by the coding sequence ATGGCGTTCGAGGTCAGTGCAGCCTCTCTGCACACCGCCGCGAGTGACGTGCGGTCCACGCGCAGCGATGTCGACGGTGAGCTCAAGAAGCTGTGGAACGTGGTCGACGACCTGGCCATGGCCTGGAAGGGCCAGGCGTCCACGGGTTTCCAGAGCCTGATGAACCGCTGGACCGAGGACACGAGCAAGCTGCTCACGGCGATGGACAACATCGCGGACCTGCTCGACAAGTCCGGCACGACCCACCAGGTCAACGACGAAGAGCAGCAGCAGATGCTGGACAAGTTCCACGCTGCGCTCAACCCGTGA
- the eccD gene encoding type VII secretion integral membrane protein EccD translates to MATKTATGGLSRITIVAPRTRMDLALPSDVPLADLLPTLLRYAGEDLADEGVRHGGWSLSRLGGQPLDGGRTAAQLGVRDGEVLYFNPRADTAPEIVFDDVVDAVATFTTQRAGAWQVGTTRAYAVLLASSALAGGAVAALFTGPPQLPGAVAALVVAVALLAGAAVLSRAAGDSRTGAVLALVGVGYAGVGGLLVLAGDRPLGDLASPHLLLAGTAVVLFGAVAALAVGDRLPLFLGAVGVGAAVGCGAVLSLAFGIDAAAGAAVVATVAFGALPALPMLAYRLARLPVPSIPTGPEDLKTDTESVDGPAVLRNSERADAYLTGLLWTVALLVLGGEVVLAADGRLPAVLLCLVLALLSLLRARPFLGRGQRTPVLLAGTLGLGLVAAAVFGAGSLPVRLGLILGGLVVVAVISLVYGLTVAGKRISPVWGRTLDIVEILLIIALVPLAVWVCGMYGWIVNLRP, encoded by the coding sequence GTGGCGACGAAGACGGCGACCGGTGGGCTGAGCCGGATCACCATCGTGGCGCCGCGTACCAGGATGGATCTGGCGTTGCCGTCCGACGTGCCACTGGCCGACCTGCTGCCCACGCTGCTGCGCTACGCCGGCGAGGATCTCGCCGACGAGGGCGTGCGGCACGGCGGCTGGAGCCTGTCCCGGCTCGGCGGGCAGCCGCTCGACGGCGGGCGCACCGCCGCGCAGCTCGGCGTCCGCGACGGCGAGGTGCTCTACTTCAACCCCCGCGCCGACACCGCCCCCGAGATCGTCTTCGACGACGTGGTGGACGCGGTCGCGACCTTTACCACGCAACGGGCCGGCGCCTGGCAGGTGGGCACCACCCGGGCGTACGCGGTGCTCCTCGCCTCCTCGGCGCTGGCCGGCGGCGCGGTCGCGGCGCTGTTCACCGGTCCGCCGCAGCTGCCCGGCGCGGTGGCCGCCCTGGTGGTCGCGGTCGCGCTGCTGGCCGGCGCCGCGGTGCTGTCCCGGGCGGCCGGCGACAGCCGCACCGGGGCGGTGCTGGCCCTGGTCGGGGTCGGCTACGCGGGGGTCGGCGGCCTGCTGGTGCTCGCCGGCGACCGCCCGCTCGGCGACCTGGCCAGCCCGCACCTGCTGCTCGCCGGCACCGCCGTGGTGCTCTTCGGCGCGGTCGCCGCGCTCGCGGTCGGGGACCGGTTGCCGCTCTTTCTCGGCGCTGTCGGCGTGGGCGCGGCGGTCGGCTGCGGCGCGGTGCTCAGCCTCGCCTTCGGCATCGACGCGGCGGCCGGGGCGGCGGTGGTGGCGACCGTGGCGTTCGGCGCGTTGCCGGCGCTGCCGATGCTCGCCTACCGGCTGGCCCGGCTGCCGGTGCCGTCGATCCCGACCGGCCCGGAGGACCTGAAGACCGACACCGAGTCGGTGGACGGACCGGCGGTGCTGCGCAACAGCGAACGCGCCGACGCCTACCTGACCGGTCTGCTGTGGACCGTCGCCCTGCTGGTGCTCGGCGGTGAGGTGGTGCTCGCCGCCGACGGTCGGCTCCCGGCGGTCCTGCTCTGCCTGGTGCTGGCCCTGCTGTCGCTGCTGCGGGCCCGCCCGTTCCTCGGCCGGGGCCAGCGCACCCCGGTGCTGCTCGCCGGCACCCTCGGCCTCGGGCTGGTCGCCGCGGCGGTCTTCGGCGCGGGTTCGCTGCCGGTCCGGCTCGGGCTGATCCTGGGCGGCCTGGTCGTGGTGGCGGTGATCAGCCTGGTCTACGGGCTCACCGTGGCCGGCAAGCGGATCTCCCCGGTCTGGGGCCGCACCCTGGACATCGTCGAGATTTTGCTGATCATCGCCCTGGTGCCGCTGGCCGTCTGGGTCTGCGGCATGTACGGCTGGATCGTCAACCTTCGACCGTGA
- a CDS encoding type VII secretion protein EccE: MTQLQAPPGRTATAPAADQPVPPVDKRRRGRLGPVVVGQLVVAECAALAVWFATAGPAWLLAAVVVLALLAVVAAFARRGGRWWYEDLMLRRRLRRRRGRARGALPGGDPRLAALAPELTVVELTERGTRLGIGQDDRGWFAALALTGRPGAPAGSIDATVVDRALAVLADFAGPVTQTQVVSHTLVWYPAPGAPPAAHRTVWVALRLSVGDARTETVTRGGGLRGVHRTVAAGVGRLGKALNAAGLGHRVLGRDELHGAVVSGAGLDLAPESPVETWTSVRGGGWTQRCLALRVRPHGSLGALVDAVTSTSAPSHTVAAVVLPGGRRVPPLLRVAAMDGHADALVKVVREMARRAGVPARPLDGQHGPGVYATAPVGTAMGTVTVEG, translated from the coding sequence ATGACGCAGCTCCAGGCGCCACCCGGTCGTACGGCCACCGCCCCGGCGGCGGACCAGCCGGTCCCGCCGGTGGACAAGCGCCGGCGGGGGCGGCTCGGTCCGGTCGTCGTGGGCCAGCTCGTGGTGGCGGAGTGCGCCGCGCTCGCCGTCTGGTTCGCCACCGCCGGCCCGGCCTGGCTGCTCGCCGCCGTCGTGGTGCTGGCGTTGCTGGCCGTGGTGGCGGCGTTCGCCAGGCGTGGCGGGCGCTGGTGGTACGAGGACCTGATGCTCCGCCGCCGGCTGCGTCGCCGCCGAGGTCGGGCCAGGGGCGCACTGCCCGGCGGTGACCCGAGGCTGGCCGCGCTCGCGCCGGAGCTGACCGTGGTGGAGCTGACCGAGCGCGGCACCCGGCTCGGCATCGGCCAGGACGACCGCGGCTGGTTCGCCGCGCTGGCGCTGACCGGCCGGCCCGGCGCGCCCGCCGGGTCGATCGACGCGACCGTCGTGGACCGGGCGCTCGCGGTGCTCGCCGACTTCGCCGGGCCGGTCACCCAGACCCAGGTGGTCTCGCACACGCTCGTCTGGTACCCGGCGCCCGGCGCGCCGCCCGCGGCGCACCGCACGGTGTGGGTGGCGCTGCGCCTGTCCGTGGGCGATGCCCGCACCGAGACGGTGACCCGCGGCGGTGGCCTGCGCGGCGTGCACCGGACGGTGGCCGCCGGGGTCGGCCGGCTGGGCAAGGCGCTCAACGCCGCCGGCCTCGGCCACCGTGTGCTCGGCCGGGACGAGCTGCACGGCGCGGTGGTCTCCGGGGCCGGGCTGGACCTGGCGCCGGAGTCACCGGTCGAGACCTGGACCAGCGTGCGCGGCGGCGGCTGGACCCAGCGCTGCCTGGCGCTGCGGGTGCGTCCCCACGGCTCGCTGGGCGCGCTCGTCGACGCGGTCACCTCCACCTCCGCCCCGTCGCACACGGTCGCGGCCGTGGTGCTCCCCGGCGGCCGTCGGGTGCCTCCGCTGCTGCGGGTGGCGGCGATGGACGGGCACGCCGACGCCCTGGTGAAGGTCGTCCGGGAGATGGCCCGGCGGGCCGGCGTGCCGGCCCGCCCGCTGGACGGCCAGCACGGCCCGGGCGTCTACGCCACCGCGCCGGTGGGCACCGCGATGGGCACCGTCACGGTCGAAGGTTGA
- a CDS encoding TIGR03618 family F420-dependent PPOX class oxidoreductase, whose amino-acid sequence MSGGHRLDPHDGRVARFFADRHLATLTTLRADGTPHVVPVGVTFDPDAGLARVITSGGSAKARNVAAAGPAGTPVAVCQVDGRWWLTVEGRAVVRRDPEAVAEAERRYAERYRIPRPNPERVVLEITVSRLLGSLPG is encoded by the coding sequence ATGTCCGGCGGTCACCGGTTGGACCCGCACGACGGGCGGGTCGCCCGCTTCTTCGCCGACCGGCACCTGGCGACGCTCACCACGTTGCGCGCGGACGGCACCCCGCACGTCGTACCGGTGGGGGTGACCTTCGACCCGGACGCCGGGCTGGCGCGGGTGATCACCTCGGGCGGTTCGGCGAAGGCCCGGAACGTGGCCGCCGCCGGGCCGGCGGGCACGCCGGTCGCCGTGTGCCAGGTCGACGGCCGCTGGTGGCTCACCGTGGAGGGTCGGGCGGTGGTACGCCGCGACCCGGAGGCGGTGGCCGAGGCCGAGCGGCGGTACGCCGAGCGTTACCGCATCCCGCGTCCGAATCCGGAACGGGTGGTCCTGGAGATCACCGTGAGTCGTCTGCTCGGCAGCCTGCCCGGCTGA
- the eccB gene encoding type VII secretion protein EccB translates to MRTRRDQVQAYRFVTRRIVSALLAGDPETNDLPMRRLGMAVFGSVIAAAVVLGGVGAYGQLTSNSAPIETNTVVIERETGATYWFGDDQVLHPTLNYASARLVVDDASAEVRTMSQASIKDRPRGRMVGIVGAPDDLPDRKSLVGLPWSVCDVPDPTDPQRSTTRLVVDRPLPGGTPLTDRAVLVRTSEARYLLTGGARLRVAGDEQALVALRMAGATNLTVGQQLLNAVPVGPVLRKPTIDSDGGPSGLTVADRPARIGQVYQAAGQFYVLTRQGLAAVGEITARLLLGGGGAITDITPDEAGRLLTDQRLEPEGLPARIPTLHDVRAGRSVLCATYRSGAAGQPPATTLEVFDSPPAELTASTAVPTRQGDRDAVRTAESVLLPGGKGVLVQATAGESGQPAAGATVYLITAQGIRYPLGTDSGDAKSALGYGDVTPVAVPASLLALVPTGPTLARADALAYFDAAAAPQATPSPGGGAAQVRGG, encoded by the coding sequence ATGCGGACCCGCCGCGATCAGGTGCAGGCGTACCGCTTCGTCACCCGCCGGATCGTCTCGGCGCTGCTCGCCGGCGACCCGGAGACCAACGACCTGCCGATGCGCCGGCTCGGCATGGCGGTGTTCGGCAGCGTCATCGCCGCGGCCGTGGTGCTCGGCGGCGTGGGCGCGTACGGGCAACTCACCAGCAACTCCGCGCCGATCGAGACGAACACCGTGGTGATCGAGCGGGAGACCGGCGCCACCTACTGGTTCGGCGACGACCAGGTGCTGCACCCGACGCTCAACTACGCCTCGGCCCGGCTCGTCGTCGATGACGCCTCGGCGGAGGTACGCACCATGTCGCAGGCCTCGATCAAGGACCGGCCTCGGGGCCGGATGGTGGGCATCGTGGGCGCGCCGGACGACCTGCCGGACCGCAAGTCGCTTGTCGGGTTGCCCTGGTCGGTCTGCGACGTGCCGGACCCGACCGACCCGCAGCGGTCGACCACCCGGCTGGTGGTCGACCGGCCGCTGCCCGGCGGCACGCCGCTCACCGACCGGGCGGTGCTGGTCCGCACGAGCGAGGCCCGCTATCTGCTGACCGGCGGCGCCCGGCTGCGCGTGGCCGGTGACGAGCAGGCGCTCGTCGCGCTGCGGATGGCCGGCGCGACGAACCTCACCGTCGGCCAGCAGTTGCTCAACGCGGTGCCGGTGGGACCGGTGCTGCGTAAGCCCACGATCGACTCCGACGGCGGCCCGAGCGGGCTGACCGTGGCCGACCGGCCGGCCCGGATCGGCCAGGTCTACCAGGCCGCCGGCCAGTTCTACGTGCTCACCCGGCAGGGCCTGGCCGCGGTCGGTGAGATCACCGCGCGGCTGCTGCTCGGCGGCGGCGGGGCGATCACCGACATCACGCCGGACGAGGCCGGCCGGCTCCTCACCGACCAACGGCTGGAGCCCGAGGGGTTGCCGGCCCGGATACCCACGCTGCACGACGTCCGGGCCGGGCGCAGCGTGCTCTGCGCCACCTACCGGTCCGGTGCGGCCGGTCAACCGCCGGCCACCACGCTCGAGGTGTTCGACTCGCCGCCGGCGGAGCTGACCGCGTCGACCGCGGTGCCGACGCGGCAGGGCGACCGGGACGCGGTGCGCACCGCCGAGAGCGTGCTGCTACCCGGCGGCAAGGGCGTGCTGGTGCAGGCCACGGCCGGGGAGAGCGGCCAGCCGGCGGCCGGCGCCACGGTCTATCTGATCACCGCGCAGGGGATCCGCTACCCGCTCGGCACCGACAGCGGCGACGCGAAGAGCGCGCTCGGCTACGGCGACGTGACCCCGGTGGCGGTGCCCGCCTCGTTGCTGGCGCTGGTGCCGACCGGGCCGACCCTGGCCCGTGCGGACGCCTTGGCGTACTTCGACGCGGCGGCGGCCCCGCAGGCGACGCCCTCGCCCGGGGGCGGAGCCGCCCAGGTCCGGGGCGGTTGA